One Streptococcus sp. S1 DNA window includes the following coding sequences:
- a CDS encoding AI-2E family transporter: protein MDNKEKQFSLSWFFRWFLDNKAITVFLVTLLLGLNLLVLSKITFIFIPIFEFAGAVMLPVIISGLLYYLLNPIVDFLERKGLKRIFAISLVFFLIAVLLIWGLAVVIPSVQRQVVSFFHNLPTYLEKANATIDDFLDNRVSSDIKPQLDEITKELSANITSWASSISGRAVNWVSNLIGVASQVIVALIIMPFIVFYLLRDGKNLKGHIVRFLPTKIRKSVEQVLSDVNTQLSNYVRGQITVAIVVAIMFIIFFKIIGLRYAVTLGISAGILNLIPYLGSFLAMLPALVLGLVAGPEMFIKVLIVFAVEQTIEGRFVSPLVLGSQLNIHPITILFVLLTSGSMFGIWGVFLGIPVYASAKVVIGAIFEWYKVVSGLYEEHNEIEEETHSES, encoded by the coding sequence GTGGATAATAAAGAAAAACAGTTTAGTTTGTCCTGGTTTTTTAGATGGTTTTTAGACAACAAGGCCATTACCGTATTTTTAGTTACCTTGCTGTTGGGCTTGAACCTTTTGGTTTTGAGTAAAATCACCTTTATTTTTATTCCTATTTTTGAGTTTGCAGGAGCCGTCATGCTGCCTGTCATTATTTCTGGTTTGCTCTATTACCTGCTTAACCCTATTGTTGACTTTCTTGAAAGAAAAGGACTCAAGCGGATTTTTGCGATTTCCTTAGTCTTTTTCTTGATTGCAGTGCTTTTAATTTGGGGTCTAGCTGTAGTGATTCCATCCGTCCAACGACAAGTGGTGAGTTTCTTTCATAACCTGCCAACTTATTTGGAAAAGGCCAATGCAACCATCGATGATTTTCTAGATAATCGCGTCTCCTCAGATATCAAACCCCAATTAGATGAGATCACTAAGGAATTGTCTGCAAACATTACTTCTTGGGCGAGTTCGATCTCTGGGCGGGCTGTTAATTGGGTCAGCAATTTGATCGGAGTTGCTTCGCAAGTCATTGTTGCCTTGATCATCATGCCTTTTATTGTCTTTTATCTTCTACGAGATGGAAAAAATTTAAAGGGCCACATTGTTCGCTTCTTACCGACCAAGATTCGTAAATCTGTGGAACAAGTTCTCTCCGACGTCAACACCCAACTCTCCAATTATGTTCGAGGGCAAATTACAGTAGCCATTGTCGTCGCCATTATGTTCATCATCTTCTTTAAGATCATTGGCTTGCGCTATGCGGTGACACTGGGGATTTCTGCGGGGATCTTGAATTTGATTCCTTACTTGGGCAGTTTCTTAGCCATGTTACCTGCTTTAGTATTAGGCCTGGTAGCAGGACCAGAGATGTTTATCAAGGTCTTGATTGTATTTGCAGTGGAGCAAACCATTGAAGGACGTTTTGTATCACCGTTGGTTTTGGGAAGCCAGTTAAATATCCACCCGATTACCATTTTATTTGTGCTCTTGACGTCAGGATCTATGTTTGGAATCTGGGGAGTTTTCCTTGGAATTCCAGTCTATGCATCTGCTAAGGTGGTGATCGGAGCTATCTTTGAATGGTATAAGGTCGTCAGTGGCTTGTATGAAGAACACAATGAAATAGAAGAGGAAACACACAGTGAGTCATAG
- a CDS encoding lactonase family protein: protein MSQTIYFGTYTKKESKGIYKAQFDPETGTLNQLELVAAEPNPTYIAFSEKGNLYSVGAEEGKGGIASFTADFQPLNHVVEEGAPLCYVSVDNKRQLVYGANYHKGQVLVYKLETDGRLSFVDQDTHQGSGPHANQASPHTHYADLTPDQYLITCDLGTDSLHVYDVSEEGNLTLINQYQTAPGAGPRHLVFHPHYKTAYLINELNATIDVLFYDGMGEFEHFQTVSTLPSDYDGQKWASAIKLSADGKFLYASNRAHNSIAVFKVVADGSLELIEIVPTQGLNPRDFTLSPDQNHLIAAHQDSPNATVFKRDSASGKLTLLSDDFYVPEAVCTVFH from the coding sequence ATGTCTCAAACCATTTATTTCGGTACCTATACCAAAAAAGAATCCAAAGGAATTTACAAGGCACAATTTGACCCTGAAACAGGGACATTGAACCAACTTGAATTAGTGGCAGCTGAACCCAATCCAACCTATATCGCTTTTTCTGAAAAAGGAAACCTCTACAGTGTCGGAGCTGAAGAGGGTAAAGGAGGAATCGCAAGCTTTACAGCTGATTTTCAGCCGCTCAATCACGTTGTTGAAGAGGGTGCTCCACTCTGCTATGTCTCTGTCGATAACAAGCGTCAACTGGTCTATGGAGCCAACTATCACAAAGGCCAAGTTCTCGTTTATAAGCTAGAGACAGATGGGCGTTTGTCCTTTGTCGATCAAGACACCCACCAAGGAAGTGGTCCTCATGCCAATCAAGCAAGTCCACATACCCACTATGCAGACCTTACACCAGATCAGTACTTGATCACGTGTGACCTAGGAACAGACAGTTTGCATGTCTATGATGTCAGTGAGGAAGGAAACCTAACCCTGATCAATCAGTATCAAACAGCTCCAGGGGCAGGACCTCGTCACCTGGTCTTTCATCCTCACTATAAGACTGCTTATCTCATCAATGAATTAAATGCTACGATCGATGTGCTCTTTTATGACGGTATGGGTGAATTCGAACACTTCCAAACTGTTTCCACACTTCCATCAGACTACGATGGTCAAAAATGGGCCTCTGCTATCAAGCTCTCAGCTGATGGAAAATTCCTTTATGCATCTAACCGTGCTCACAATTCCATCGCTGTCTTCAAAGTCGTAGCAGATGGTAGCCTAGAACTCATTGAAATTGTTCCAACTCAAGGGCTCAATCCACGTGATTTCACGCTTAGTCCTGATCAAAACCACCTAATCGCAGCCCATCAAGATTCACCGAATGCTACCGTCTTCAAACGAGATTCTGCTAGCGGAAAATTGACCCTTCTATCCGACGACTTCTATGTTCCAGAGGCCGTTTGTACGGTTTTTCATTAA
- the eno gene encoding surface-displayed alpha-enolase → MSIITDVYAREVLDSRGNPTLEVEVYTESGAFGRGMVPSGASTGEHEAVELRDGDKSRYGGLGTQKAVDNVNNIIAEAIIGYDVRDQQAIDRAMIALDGTPNKGKLGANAILGVSIAVARAAADYLEIPLYSYLGGFNTKVLPTPMMNIINGGSHSDAPIAFQEFMIVPAGAPTFKEALRWGAEIFHALKKILKGRGLETAVGDEGGFAPRFDGTEDGVETIIAAIEAAGYVPGKDVFIGFDCASSEFYDKERKVYDYTKFEGEGAAVRTAAEQIDYLEELVNKYPIITIEDGMDENDWEGWKALTERLGGKVQLVGDDFFVTNTDYLSRGIKEGCANSILIKVNQIGTLTETFDAIEMAKEAGYTAVVSHRSGETEDSTIADIAVATNAGQIKTGSLSRTDRIAKYNQLLRIEDQLGEVAEYRGLESFYNLKK, encoded by the coding sequence ATGTCAATTATTACTGATGTTTACGCTCGCGAAGTCCTAGACTCACGCGGTAACCCAACACTTGAAGTAGAAGTTTATACTGAATCAGGTGCTTTCGGACGTGGTATGGTTCCATCAGGAGCTTCTACTGGTGAACACGAAGCTGTAGAACTTCGCGACGGTGACAAATCTCGTTACGGTGGTCTTGGAACTCAAAAAGCTGTTGACAATGTAAACAACATCATTGCTGAAGCAATCATCGGCTACGATGTACGTGACCAACAAGCTATTGACCGTGCAATGATCGCTCTTGACGGTACTCCTAACAAAGGTAAATTGGGAGCAAACGCAATCCTTGGTGTGTCTATCGCTGTAGCTCGTGCTGCTGCTGACTACCTTGAAATCCCACTTTACAGCTACCTTGGTGGATTCAACACTAAAGTTCTTCCAACTCCAATGATGAACATCATCAATGGTGGATCTCACTCAGATGCTCCAATCGCTTTCCAAGAATTCATGATCGTACCTGCTGGTGCACCTACATTCAAAGAAGCTCTTCGTTGGGGTGCTGAAATCTTCCACGCACTTAAGAAAATCCTTAAAGGTCGTGGTCTTGAAACTGCCGTTGGTGACGAAGGTGGATTTGCTCCTCGTTTCGACGGAACTGAAGATGGTGTAGAAACTATCATCGCTGCTATCGAAGCTGCTGGTTATGTTCCAGGTAAAGACGTATTTATCGGATTTGACTGTGCATCATCAGAATTCTACGATAAAGAACGTAAAGTTTATGATTACACTAAATTCGAAGGTGAAGGAGCTGCTGTCCGCACTGCTGCTGAACAAATCGACTACCTTGAAGAATTGGTAAACAAATACCCAATCATCACTATCGAAGATGGTATGGATGAAAACGACTGGGAAGGTTGGAAAGCTCTTACTGAACGTCTTGGTGGTAAAGTTCAATTGGTTGGTGACGACTTCTTCGTAACAAACACTGATTACCTTTCACGTGGTATCAAAGAAGGATGTGCTAACTCAATCCTTATCAAAGTTAACCAAATCGGTACTCTTACTGAAACATTCGACGCTATCGAAATGGCGAAAGAAGCTGGTTACACTGCCGTTGTATCACACCGTTCAGGTGAAACTGAAGATTCAACCATCGCTGACATCGCAGTTGCAACAAATGCAGGACAAATCAAGACTGGTTCACTTTCACGTACAGACCGTATCGCTAAATACAACCAATTGCTTCGTATCGAAGATCAACTTGGTGAAGTTGCTGAATACCGTGGATTGGAATCTTTCTATAACCTTAAAAAATAA